The Lentzea guizhouensis genome contains a region encoding:
- a CDS encoding Fur family transcriptional regulator: MPADDLIATLRGASLRVTKQRIAVLVALESHPHADVDQLGRIVREDIGSVSTQALYDVLTALTEAKLVRRLETGAPARFELRGHDHDHVVCRDCGAVADVERAGTPPEFPQAHGFRVDETEVVHRGLCPACRPGVQSP, from the coding sequence TTGCCCGCTGACGACCTGATCGCCACGTTGCGCGGCGCCTCGCTGAGGGTCACGAAACAACGGATCGCCGTGCTGGTGGCACTGGAAAGCCACCCGCACGCCGACGTCGACCAGCTGGGCCGGATCGTCCGCGAGGACATCGGATCCGTGTCCACCCAAGCGCTCTACGACGTGCTGACGGCGCTGACCGAGGCCAAGCTGGTGCGCCGCCTGGAAACCGGTGCGCCCGCCCGCTTCGAGCTGCGCGGGCACGACCACGACCACGTGGTGTGCCGCGACTGCGGCGCGGTGGCCGACGTCGAGCGTGCCGGAACTCCACCGGAGTTCCCGCAGGCGCACGGTTTCCGCGTCGACGAGACCGAGGTCGTGCACCGGGGCCTGTGTCCCGCGTGCCGGCCCGGTGTGCAGAGTCCCTGA
- a CDS encoding MOSC domain-containing protein, which translates to MTDARVTVVSTGAVRQLPWHGRDVATAIAKTPTPEPVEVGLLGLAGDEQGDRENHGGPDKAVLLYPGEHYAAWAQEVGELPIPGFGENLTTSGLLETDVVLGAVYEIGTVVLQVSQPRRPCYKLAAHHGIGDMAVRTQRTGRTGFYCRVLRPGQLVRGAGVVLVTRPSHGITAAEVHRVVNLDRDDLDGARRLLDHAGVLPQSWAKMLHRRLDGRLDSQVERLHG; encoded by the coding sequence ATGACCGACGCACGCGTGACGGTCGTGTCCACCGGTGCCGTGCGGCAGTTGCCGTGGCACGGCCGGGACGTCGCCACCGCCATCGCGAAGACGCCCACGCCGGAGCCGGTCGAGGTAGGACTGCTCGGTCTCGCCGGTGACGAGCAGGGCGACCGGGAGAACCACGGCGGGCCGGACAAGGCGGTGCTGCTCTACCCCGGTGAGCACTACGCGGCGTGGGCGCAGGAGGTCGGTGAGCTCCCGATACCTGGGTTCGGCGAGAACCTGACCACCTCGGGGTTGCTGGAGACCGACGTCGTGCTCGGTGCGGTCTACGAGATCGGAACCGTTGTGCTGCAGGTGTCCCAGCCGCGCCGGCCCTGCTACAAGCTCGCCGCGCACCACGGGATCGGCGACATGGCCGTGCGCACGCAACGCACCGGCCGCACCGGTTTCTACTGCCGGGTGCTGCGGCCGGGACAGCTGGTCCGCGGCGCCGGGGTGGTGCTGGTGACCAGGCCGTCGCACGGGATCACCGCGGCCGAGGTGCACCGCGTGGTCAACCTCGACCGCGACGACCTGGACGGCGCGCGGCGGTTGCTCGACCACGCCGGTGTGCTGCCGCAGTCGTGGGCGAAGATGCTGCACCGGCGGTTGGACGGGCGGCTCGACTCACAGGTGGAGCGCCTGCACGGCTGA
- a CDS encoding catalase, whose translation MSFQDNTTPLTTAAGAPVADNQNSLTAGPRGPVLLQDLWLLEKLAHFDREVIPERRMHAKGSGAFGTFTVTADLTAYTSAALFSSVGNQCETFVRFSTVAGERGAADAERDIRGFATRFYTGEGNWDVVGNNTPAFFFRDPLKFPDLAHAVKRDPRTNMRDPENNWGFWTNLPEALHQVTIVMSDRGIPRSYRHMHGFGSHTYSMVNADGVRHWVKFHFRTQQGIENLTDEQAGQLIGRDRESHQRDLYDSIERGQFPTWKLYLQLMPEADAASYRFHPFDLTKVWSKKDYPLVEAGELRLDRNPDNYFADVEQVAFTPANVVPGISLSPDKMLQGRLFSYGDAARYRLGVNHHQIPVNHPTGARLVNSYHRDGAMRVDGNQGGVPGIQPNNFGRWAEQPAYAEPRQAVGATADRFDFREDDDNYFEQPGDLFRLMSGEEQQRLFDNTARAIKGARKETVEKHIFHCGQADPAYGEGVRKACEAIGAL comes from the coding sequence ATGTCGTTCCAAGACAACACCACCCCGCTCACCACGGCCGCCGGCGCCCCCGTCGCCGACAACCAGAACAGCCTCACCGCCGGTCCCCGCGGCCCGGTGCTGCTGCAGGACCTGTGGCTGCTGGAGAAGCTCGCCCACTTCGACCGCGAGGTCATCCCCGAACGGCGCATGCACGCCAAGGGTTCCGGCGCGTTCGGCACGTTCACCGTCACCGCCGACCTCACCGCGTACACCAGTGCCGCGCTGTTCAGCTCGGTCGGCAACCAGTGCGAGACGTTCGTGCGGTTCTCGACGGTGGCCGGCGAGCGCGGCGCGGCCGACGCCGAGCGGGACATCCGCGGTTTCGCGACCCGCTTCTACACCGGCGAGGGCAACTGGGACGTGGTCGGCAACAACACGCCGGCCTTCTTCTTCCGCGACCCGTTGAAGTTCCCCGACCTCGCCCACGCCGTGAAGCGCGACCCGCGGACCAACATGCGCGACCCCGAGAACAACTGGGGTTTCTGGACGAACCTCCCGGAAGCGCTGCACCAGGTGACGATCGTGATGAGCGACCGCGGCATCCCGCGTTCCTACCGGCACATGCACGGCTTCGGCTCGCACACCTACAGCATGGTCAACGCCGACGGCGTGCGGCACTGGGTCAAGTTCCACTTCCGCACCCAGCAGGGCATCGAGAACCTCACCGACGAACAGGCCGGGCAGTTGATCGGCCGCGACCGCGAGTCGCACCAGCGCGACCTCTACGACTCGATCGAACGCGGCCAGTTCCCAACGTGGAAGCTCTACCTCCAACTCATGCCGGAGGCCGACGCCGCGAGCTACCGCTTCCACCCCTTCGACCTCACCAAGGTGTGGAGCAAGAAGGACTACCCGCTGGTCGAGGCGGGCGAGCTGCGCCTGGACCGCAACCCGGACAACTACTTCGCCGACGTCGAGCAGGTCGCGTTCACCCCGGCCAACGTCGTGCCCGGCATCTCGCTCAGCCCCGACAAGATGTTGCAGGGCAGGCTCTTCTCCTACGGCGACGCCGCCCGCTACCGGCTCGGCGTGAACCACCACCAGATCCCGGTCAACCACCCCACCGGCGCCCGCCTGGTGAACAGCTACCACCGCGACGGCGCGATGCGGGTCGACGGCAACCAGGGCGGCGTGCCCGGCATCCAGCCGAACAACTTCGGGCGCTGGGCGGAGCAGCCCGCCTACGCCGAGCCGCGCCAGGCCGTCGGCGCCACGGCGGACCGGTTCGACTTCCGCGAGGACGACGACAACTACTTCGAGCAGCCGGGCGACCTGTTCCGGTTGATGAGCGGCGAGGAGCAGCAGCGGCTGTTCGACAACACCGCGCGGGCGATCAAGGGTGCGCGCAAGGAGACCGTCGAGAAGCACATCTTCCACTGCGGCCAGGCGGATCCCGCGTACGGCGAGGGCGTGCGCAAGGCGTGCGAGGCGATCGGCGCGCTGTGA